A DNA window from Daucus carota subsp. sativus chromosome 3, DH1 v3.0, whole genome shotgun sequence contains the following coding sequences:
- the LOC108210594 gene encoding uncharacterized protein LOC108210594 gives MVGLADIPIVGKFVEKVSEYTVDAVFRGLHYMFCYQTLVNDLKSEIEKLNIEKEKISRKVMEEKANGKTIEDYVVKWEIDVEEIQKSAQELSPSYSCIQHLPIPNPISRFRIGRNAMKKAEAVTQLTNSGKEHLTGGIAYLPEVIIMPNSDTTFEEFQSRKDAYQKLWDSLVNEDGPLIHGIYGMAGVGKTRMMEQFWEDAIKKKIFKKAVRVNVGSENVEKTKLQEQIAGLLDCNLASEVMERRASQLENSLRNGDKILLILDDVWRDIHLDNIIGTPFDNGSSSSKGSKILFTSRKKEVCLHNNCKNFIEVQTLSPDEALYLFKKTVGSADSNNPLPDESLVKEVCDKCGQLPLLIHAVGKALKGKPHYWWKDAHDQLKKGKFEEITDVDPQVYIGIKLSIDYLQNDDAKSCLFLCSMFPEDANIDMKMLIQLATGSQLIPSGESRVLAMVDYLKKSSLLLDSRDNAETKVHDIIRDVARSIAFTDSKYAFLQVTCSSRYLPSQANNSTRRFLRLDVETDVDFGEHQVFPDLHTLWLQSNYHPWWGQSNRPQQFSGGFYSMFVNLSCLMLQSVDISSKHFSLQPLGNLGTLSLLECEISNTDARLFPKSLESLCIYECKLPEPLDVENLECLRKLEIQGRRAVLVRENVISSLSSLEELHVSHGFVHSYYEYHMEPIVKEISKLTRLTSLHFEFYEDNTFQGTDISFNIDRYNIFVGQRPHEYSRYDQHWEVPLTRSIELMGNHSKPWEGLIVSAEQVVLCYSNVDASSIFNDHKGAFDDLKILNIYICDNMGHLARISRDGIQDSVQSATCFSKLSILKISRCSKLKYLFCNNIAKTLVQLQELSVDHCDSMEAIVMNEGTSDGEIINFSKLRSLDIEDMPKLRSFCAENSDYPSAQSLVLLDRMVAFLSLEYISIRECGSLRRMFASSVARDLKQLKKMIVRECKEMRSITRVDEQEISDGILFPELTYLELVDLPNLMSFWSNQNGKADTCKQAPLIPRLSPNVVPDFPDPKSFFDDENFKLYMPILNKVIVDNCQITTLFTFSVSGNSNSKLELARLPNLKRFFHVANYEFHMPVLKMVEICECGLSDTLFTRSIFNNLQQLEELHISDCKLLDGIFEDAVGDEIVDMSDRIITLNRVSTVYLDGLPKFKSVFYGATYECRMPALRNVTIAGCELHILFTCSVFREIRQVEKLNIRSYESLEHIVKEVGGDETFGVNGTSIITSPQLKSVELQDLRNLKSFSYSRSYVFNMPKLEYFQQNDCNKMEYFSFLDTSAPFVHVHPNPDGSEAFQNVNDYVRELAKARAARYYSSCCSAIHANWYWYEEEAFADVNDYQIIFNIVLFGKKQTIMVGLADIPVVGVFVEKLSEYTVEAVFRALRYMFCYKALVHQLNSETEKLNIEEVNMSREVEKEKNNGKIIKDYVSKWQVNAQEIQKSAAQELSPSCSCIQHLPIPNPISRFRIGRNAVKKAEAVTQLTTSGKEHLAGEIAYLGGLINIPNPDTTFEEFPSRKDAYQKLWDSLVDEDGPLIHGIYGMAGVGKTRMMEQFWKDAIEMKIFNKVVRVNVGNENKDEIKLQEQIAGLLYCEHLMSKVLERRASQLENSIRNSGKVLFILDDVWEDIHLDKIIGTPFGNGTSFSGGSKILFTSRERDVCLLNSCENLVEIKTLRTDEALYLFKKTVGPDTINSLQDESLLRNVCDECGHLPLLIHAVGKALKGKQHISWEDAHNQLKKGKFEEIGVDPRVYKGIKLSIDNIRYEDARRCLFLCSMFPEDANIDMKMLIQLATGSQLIPDGESRVLAMVDHLKRSSLLLDSGKANETKVHDIIRDIARSIAFADSKYAFLQVTCNSPDLPSNVNYCNRRFLRLDAEADDVEFDEICPDLCALWLQSNRHPQQFSGGFFSMFSNISCLMLQKVKISLEHFSLKALCNLGTISLLECAMSDTGVILFPEKLKTLCICQCWLPSLDVAYLKCLRKLEIQEREPLWVAKNFISSLSSLEELHISNGFTQNAFKYDLEPIVMEISKLTRLTSLHFEFYKDGSRNPFQGTDIFCNINRYSIFVGEDQDRTFMPRRDWKVPLTRSIEFMGLHSKPWEGLMARADEVGLSYSDIQVSSICHGHERAFQDLKRLRINQCHSMEHIASISSLDEIQYSVQPATCFSKLTNLEVIECSKFKYLFCSNIAKGLVQLQELSLRYCNSMEAITMNEGTGEIINWSKLKSLKLVHMQRLASYYVTNSAYPSSQYKPLFDGMVALPSLEYILIRECHSLSSIFSPSFAGDLKQLKQMNIRDCKEMTGITGVDEQAISDGILFPELTSMELVNLPCLTSFWCYRKANLSCLTSFWCYGKANTCKVPLKLSLLSSVVLMDLPDLRSFFHDENFEFDMPALKMVIVDGCRLSTLFTFSMLRKFQLKKLGVKNCEFLVNIVEDLRADEICDQPIMLSELTEVNLANLPKMEGFFHNANFEVHMPALKKVNVTSCTLSTLFTLSKFRILQLEKLEVLDCELLENIVEDSRGDVTCDRIVTLSKLAAITLEKLPKLKSFFHNANYEFHMPVMKKVKVLKCGLSNALFTRSIFKNLKQMEELSVCDCELLEGIFEDAKAGDTLDTSDKIITLNRVSTVHLEGLPKFKNIFYGATYECYMPALKDVKIVGCGLSVLFTCSVFRVFQLQKLHVSHCESLEHIVEEVGGDVTCDRIVTLSQLATITLEKLPKLRSFFHNANYEFHMPVMKKVKLLECGLSNALFTRSIFKNLKQMEELSVCDCELLEGIFEDAKAGDTLDTSDKIITLNRVSTVHLEGLPKFKNIFYGATYECYMPALKDVKIVGCGLSVLFTCSVFRVFQLQKLHVSHCESLEHIVEEVGGDVTCDRIVTLSQLATITLEKLPKLRSFFHNANYEFHMPVMKKVKLLECGLSNALFTRSVFRNLKQMEELSVCDCELLEGIFEDAKAGDTLDTSDKIITLNRVSTVHLEGLPKFKNMFYGATYECYMPALKDVRIVGCGLSVLFTFSVFRGFQQLENLHVSNCESLEHIVEEAGGDEISEMNSKTIKSSKLSSVTLESLPNLKSFSGAVSYVFDMSKLQNFRLINCPRIDNSSSSKINTSLVCVTSDWCSEEEFQDLDDFIRQNQIRGSYSRARVGESSYSKCETNISV, from the exons ATGGTGGGTTTAGCGGACATTCCAATTGTGGGAAAGTTTGTGGAAAAAGTATCTGAATATACAGTTGATGCAGTGTTTCGTGGTTTGCACTACATGTTCTGTTATCAAACTCTTGTTAACGATCTCAAATCTGAAATTGAGAAACTTAACATCGAGAAGGAAAAGATATCCAGGAAAGTTATGGAAGAAAAAGCTAATGGGAAGACAATTGAAGACTATGTAGTGAAATGGGAAATCGACGTGGAAGAGATCCAGAAGAGTGCTCAAGAGCTTTCACCTTCATACAGCTGCATCCAGCATCTGCCCATTCCTAATCCCATCTCCCGTTTTCGAATTGGCAGGAATGCAATGAAGAAGGCTGAGGCAGTAACTCAACTCACCAATTCCGGAAAGGAACATCTAACTGGAGGGATTGCATACCTTCCAGAGGTTATAATCATGCCAAATTCTGATACCACATTCGAGGAGTTTCAATCCAGAAAAGATGCTTACCAGAAACTCTGGGACTCGCTTGTGAATGAAGATGGTCCTCTGATTCACGGCATATATGGAATGGCCGGAGTTGGAAAAACTCGCATGATGGAACAGTTTTGGGAAGATGCCATAAAGAAGAAGATTTTCAAAAAGGCGGTACGAGTTAACGTAGGCAGTGAAAACGTGGAAAAAACAAAGTTGCAAGAACAGATTGCTGGCCTTCTAGATTGCAATTTGGCGTCGGAAGTTATGGAAAGAAGAGCTTCTCAGCTGGAAAACAGTTTAAGGAATGGGGATAAGATTCTTCTTATATTAGATGATGTTTGGAGGGACATTCACTTGGACAATATCATTGGAACTCCATTTGACAATGGTAGTAGTTCTTCCAAGGGTTCTAAAATTCTCTTCACATCTCGAAAGAAAGAAGTATGCCTGCATAATAACTGCAAGAATTTTATTGAGGTCCAAACCTTAAGTCCTGATGAAGCTTTGTATCTGTTCAAGAAGACTGTTGGTTCTGCTGATTCAAATAATCCTCTACCGGATGAATCCCTGGTGAAAGAAGTTTGTGATAAGTGTGGTCAATTGCCATTACTCATTCATGCGGTTGGCAAAGCATTAAAAGGCAAGCCTCACTATTGGTGGAAGGACGCACACGATCAACTTAAGAAGGGCAAATTTGAAGAAATTACTGATGTAGATCCGCAAGTATACATCGGTATTAAACTGAGTATTGATTATCTACAAAATGATGATGCCAAGTCATGTCTTTTTCTCTGTTCCATGTTTCCTGAAGATGCTAACATTGATATGAAGATGCTGATCCAGTTAGCTACAGGCTCGCAACTTATACCCAGTGGAGAATCAAGAGTACTTGCTATGGTTGATTATCTCAAGAAATCTTCTTTGTTGCTCGACTCTCGTGATAATGCTGAAACTAAGGTTCATGATATTATCAGAGACGTAGCAAGATCCATAGCTTTCACAGATTCAAAATATGCATTTTTACAGGTAACATGCAGCTCACGGTACTTGCCTTCTCAGGCCAATAATAGTACCCGAAGATTCTTACGTTTAGATGTAGAGACTGATGTTGATTTTGGCGAGCATCAGGTATTCCCAGACCTGCATACCTTGTGGCTACAAAGCAACTACCATCCCTGGTGGGGACAATCCAACCGTCCGCAACAGTTCTCAGGTGGCTTCTACAGTATGTTTGTGAATCTTAGTTGTCTGATGCTACAAAGTGTGGACATTTCTTCGAAGCACTTCTCTCTTCAGCCTTTGGGTAATCTTGGGACGCTTAGTTTATTAGAGTGTGAAATAAGCAACACGGATGCTAGACTTTTTCCCAAAAGTCTAGAATCTCTTTGCATTTATGAATGTAAGCTCCCAGAGCCGCTGGATGTAGAAAACCTGGAATGTCTTCGAAAGCTAGAGATCCAAGGACGGAGAGCTGTATTGGTAAGGGAGAATGTCATATCTAGTCTATCCAGTCTCGAAGAATTACATGTGTCACATGGATTCGTCCATAGCTATTACGAATATCATATGGAGCCCATAGTGAAGGAGATTAGTAAATTGACTCGTCTCACAAGTCTACATTTTGAATTCTATGAGGATAATACTTTTCAAGGTACAGATATATCTTTTAACATAGACAGATACAATATATTTGTCGGTCAAAGGCCACATGAGTATTCTCGCTATGACCAACACTGGGAAGTTCCATTAACGAGGTCGATTGAGTTGATGGGCAATCACTCGAAGCCTTGGGAAGGTTTGATTGTGAGCGCTGAACAAGTGGTTTTGTGCTACAGCAATGTAGACGCGAGTAGCATTTTCAATGATCACAAAGGAGCATTTGATGACTTGAAAATactgaatatttatatatgtgacaACATGGGGCATCTAGCAAGAATATCACGGGATGGGATTCAGGACAGTGTTCAATCAGCAACATGTTTCTCCAAACTAAGCATTTTGAAGATTAGTAGGTGCTCTAAATTAAAATACCTCTTCTGCAACAACATTGCAAAAACTTTGGTACAACTGCAGGAGCTGTCCGTAGATCATTGTGATTCTATGGAAGCGATCGTAATGAATGAAGGCACAAGTGATGGAGAAATCATAAATTTCTCCAAATTAAGATCACTCGATATAGAAGATATGCCCAAACTCAGAAGCTTTTGCGCAGAAAATTCCGACTACCCCTCTGCTCAGTCTCTGGTCCTTTTGGATAGAATG GTTGCATTCCTTTCCTTAGAATATATATCCATACGTGAGTGTGGAAGCTTGAGAAGAATGTTCGCATCTTCTGTTGCCCGTGATCTTAAGCAGCTTAAGAAAATGATAGTAAGAGAATGCAAGGAAATGAGAAGTATAACTAGAGTTGATGAACAAGAAATCAGTGATGGCATACTGTTCCCTGAGTTGACATATCTAGAGCTAGTTGATTTGCCAAATTTGATGAGTTTTTGGAGTAATCAAAATGGAAAAGCTGATACTTGCAAG CAGGCACCGCTCATCCCTCGACTCTCGCCAAATGTTGTTCCAGACTTCCCTGATCCCAAAAGTTTTTTTGATGATGAAAATTTCAAGTTGTATATGCCGATTTTAAACAAGGTGATAGTTGATAATTGTCAAATCACAACTCTTTTCACCTTCTCAGTTTCAGGAAACTCCAACTCGAAAC TTGAACTTGCAAGATTGCCCAACCTCAAAAGGTTTTTCCATGTTGCAAATTATGAATTTCATATGCCGGTTTTGAAGATGGTGGAAATTTGTGAATGTGGATTATCTGATACTCTTTTTACGCGCTCTATCTTTAATAATCTCCAACAACTAGAAGAATTGCATATAAGTGATTGCAAACTGTTGGATGGCATCTTTGAGGATGCAGTTGGTGATGAAATTGTGGATATGAGTGACAGGATCATCACACTTAATCGAGTCTCTACGGTATATCTTGACGGATTACCAAAGTTTAAAAGTGTTTTCTATGGTGCAACTTACGAGTGTCGTATGCCGGCTTTAAGGAATGTGACAATTGCTGGATGTGAACTCCATATTCTTTTTACATGCTCGGTGTTTCGAGAAATCAGACAagttgaaaaattaaatataaggaGCTATGAATCGTTGGAACACATTGTTAAAGAGGTCGGTGGTGACGAAACCTTTGGGGTAAATGGTACAAGTATCATCACATCCCCTCAACTCAAATCAGTTGAGCTTCAAGATTTGCGAAACCTCAAGAGTTTCAGCTACAGCAGGAGCTATGTTTTTAATATGCCCAAACTAGAGTACTTTCAACAGAATGACTGTAATAAGATGGAATATTTCAGTTTCTTGGATACTAGCGCCCCGTTTGTACATGTTCATCCAAATCCTGACGGAAGTGAAGCATTTCAAAACGTGAACGATTATGTAAGAGAACTGGCAAAAGCGAGAGCTGCTAG GTATTATAGTTCATGTTGCAGCGCCATACACGCTAATTGGTACTGGTACGAAGAAGAAGCATTTGCGGACGTAAACGACTAC caaatcatattcaatattGTGCTTTTTGGGAAAAAACAAACAATCATGGTGGGTTTAGCTGACATTCCAGTGGTGGGAGTATTTGTGGAAAAGTTATCTGAATATACCGTTGAAGCTGTGTTTCGTGCCTTGCGCTATATGTTCTGTTATAAAGCTCTTGTTCATCAACTCAATTCCGAAACTGAGAAGCTTAATATTGAGGAGGTCAACATGTCCAGGGAAGTTGAGAAAGAAAAGAATAATGGTAAAATAATCAAAGACTATGTATCGAAATGGCAAGTCAATGCGCAAGAGATTCAGAAGAGTGCTGCTCAAGAGCTTTCACCTTCATGCAGCTGCATCCAGCATCTGCCCATTCCCAATCCCATCTCCCGTTTTCGAATTGGTAGGAATGCGGTGAAGAAGGCCGAGGCAGTGACTCAACTCACCACTTCTGGAAAGGAACATCTAGCTGGAGAGATTGCATACCTTGGAGGGCTTATAAACATTCCAAATCCTGATACCACTTTCGAGGAGTTTCCATCCAGAAAAGATGCTTATCAGAAACTCTGGGATTCGCTTGTGGACGAAGATGGTCCTCTCATTCACGGCATCTATGGAATGGCCGGAGTTGGAAAAACCCGCATGATGGAACAGTTTTGGAAAGATGCCATAGAGATGAAGATTTTCAACAAGGTGGTACGTGTTAATGTAGGCAATGAAAACAAGGACGAAATAAAGTTGCAAGAACAGATTGCTGGCCTTCTATATTGCGAACATCTGATGTCAAAAGTTTTGGAAAGAAGAGCTTCTCAACTGGAAAACAGTATAAGAAATAGCGGTAAAGTTCTCTTTATACTAGATGACGTATGGGAGGATATTCACTTAGACAAAATCATTGGAACTCCATTTGGCAATGGCACTAGTTTTTCTGGGGGTTCTAAAATCCTCTTTACATCTCGAGAGAGAGATGTATGCTTGCTTAACAGTTGCGAGAATCTTGTCGAGATCAAAACTCTGAGAACTGATGAAGCTTTATATCTATTCAAGAAGACTGTTGGTCCTGATACAATTAACTCTCTTCAGGATGAATCTCTGCTACGAAATGTGTGTGATGAGTGTGGTCACTTACCATTACTCATTCATGCTGTTGGCAAAGCACTAAAAGGCAAGCAACACATTTCGTGGGAGGATGCTCACAATCAACTTAAGAAGGGCAAATTTGAAGAAATTGGAGTGGATCCACGAGTATATAAGGGTATTAAATTGAGTATTGATAATATAAGATATGAAGATGCGAGGAGGTGTCTTTTCTTGTGTTCCATGTTTCCAGAAGATGCTAACATCGATATGAAGATGCTAATCCAGTTAGCAACAGGCTCCCAGCTTATACCCGATGGAGAATCGAGAGTACTTGCTATGGTTGACCATCTCAAAAGATCTTCTTTGTTGCTCGACTCTGGGAAAGCAAATGAAACAAAGGTTCATGATATTATCAGAGACATAGCAAGATCCATAGCTTTCGCAGATTCGAAATATGCATTTTTACAGGTAACATGTAACTCACCGGACTTGCCATCTAATGTCAATTATTGTAATCGAAGATTCTTACGTTTAGATGCGGAAGCTGATGATGTTGAATTCGACGAGATATGCCCAGACCTGTGTGCCTTGTGGCTACAAAGCAACCGCCATCCACAACAATTCTCGGGTGGCTTCTTCAGTATGTTTTCGAATATCAGTTGTCTGATGCTACAAAAGGTGAAAATTTCTTTGGAGCACTTCTCTCTTAAAGCTTTGTGTAATCTTGGGACGATTAGTTTATTAGAGTGTGCCATGAGTGACACAGGTGTTATTCTTTTTCCCGAAAAACTAAAAACTCTTTGCATATGTCAATGTTGGCTCCCATCGCTGGATGTAGCTTACCTGAAATGTCTTCGAAAGCTAGAGATCCAAGAAAGGGAACCTTTATGGGTAGCGAAGAATTTCATATCTAGTCTATCCAGTCTGGAAGAATTGCATATATCAAATGGATTCACCCAGAACGCATTTAAATATGATTTGGAGCCCATAGTGATGGAGATTAGTAAATTGACTCGTCTCACGAGTCtacattttgaattttataaggATGGTAGCAGGAATCCTTTTCAAGGTACagatatattttgtaatattaatagatACAGTATATTTGTGGGTGAAGACCAAGATAGGACTTTCATGCCCCGACGAGATTGGAAAGTTCCATTAACCAGGTCGATTGAGTTTATGGGCCTTCACTCGAAACCCTGGGAAGGTTTGATGGCGAGGGCTGATGAGGTGGGATTAAGTTACAGCGATATACAAGTGAGCAGCATTTGCCATGGCCACGAAAGGGCATTCCAAGACTTGAAAAGACTGCGCATTAATCAATGTCACAGTATGGAGCATATAGCAAGTATATCATCACTGGATGAGATTCAGTACAGTGTTCAACCGGCAACATGTTTCTCCAAATTGACCAACTTAGAAGTTATCGAGTGCTCTAAATTTAAATACCTCTTCTGCAGCAACATTGCAAAAGGTTTGGTACAACTGCAAGAGCTCAGTCTACGATATTGCAACTCTATGGAAGCCATCACAATGAATGAAGGCACAGGAGAAATCATAAATTGGTCCAAATTAAAATCACTAAAGTTGGTGCATATGCAGAGACTCGCAAGCTACTACGTTACAAACTCTGCCTACCCCTCGTCTCAATATAAGCCACTTTTCGATGGAATG GTTGCACTTCCTAGCTtggaatatatattaatacGCGAGTGCCACAGCTTGAGCAGTATATTCTCCCCTTCTTTTGCCGGTGATCTCAAGCAGCTTAAGCAAATGAATATAAGAGACTGCAAGGAGATGACAGGGATAACCGGAGTTGATGAACAAGCAATCAGTGATGGCATACTGTTTCCTGAGCTGACGTCTATGGAACTAGTTAATTTACCATGTCTGACAAGTTTTTGGTGCTACAGGAAAGCTAATTTATCATGTTTGACAAGTTTTTGGTGCTACGGGAAAGCTAATACTTGCAAG GTACCACTGAAACTCTCCCTGTTGTCTTCAGTTGTTCTTATGGACTTGCCTGATCTCAGAAGCTTTTTTCATGATGAAAATTTCGAGTTTGATATGCCGGCTTTAAAGATGGTGATAGTTGACGGGTGTCGACTCTCAACTCTTTTTACCTTCTCTATGTTGAGGAAATTTCAACTCAAAAAATTAGGTGTAAAGAATTGTGAATTTTTGGTGAACATTGTTGAGGATTTGAGGGCTGATGAGATTTGTGACCAGCCTATCATGCTTTCTGAACTCACAGAAGTTAATCTTGCTAATTTGCCAAAGATGGAAGGGTTTTTCCATAATGCAAATTTTGAGGTCCATATGCCAGCTTTGAAGAAAGTCAACGTCACTAGCTGCACACTTTCAACTCTTTTCACGCTCTCTAAGTTCAGAATATTACAACTTGAAAAATTAGAGGTATTGGACTGTGAATTGTTGGAGAACATTGTGGAGGATTCAAGGGGTGATGTGACTTGTGACAGGATTGTAACACTCTCAAAGCTCGCAGCAATCACTCTGGAAAAATTGCCAAAGCTCAAAAGTTTTTTCCATAATGCAAATTATGAGTTCCATATGCCGGTTATGAAGAAAGTGAAAGTTCTTAAATGTGGATTATCTAATGCTCTTTTCACGCGCTCCATCTTCAAAAATCTCAAACAAATGGAAGAATTAAGTGTATGTGATTGTGAATTGCTGGAAGGCATCTTTGAGGATGCGAAGGCAGGTGACACTCTAGATACGAGTGACAAGATTATCACACTCAATCGAGTCTCTACAGTTCATCTTGAAGGTTTACCaaagttcaaaaatattttctatgGTGCAACATACGAGTGCTATATGCCGGCTCTAAAAGATGTGAAAATTGTTGGCTGTGGACTCTCTGTTCTCTTCACGTGCTCAGTCTTCCgagtttttcaacttcaaaaattACATGTATCTCACTGCGAATCTTTGGAACACATCGTTGAGGAGGTTGGGGGTGATGTGACTTGTGACAGGATTGTAACACTCTCCCAGCTCGCAACAATCACTCTGGAAAAATTGCCAAAGCTCAGAAGTTTTTTCCATAATGCAAATTATGAGTTCCATATGCCAGTTATGAAGAAAGTGAAACTTCTTGAATGTGGATTATCTAATGCTCTTTTCACGCGCTCTATCTTCAAAAATCTCAAACAAATGGAAGAATTAAGTGTATGTGATTGTGAATTGCTGGAAGGCATCTTTGAGGATGCGAAGGCAGGTGACACTCTAGATACGAGTGACAAGATTATCACACTCAATCGAGTCTCTACAGTTCATCTTGAAGGTTTACCaaagttcaaaaatattttctatgGTGCAACATACGAGTGCTATATGCCGGCTCTAAAAGATGTGAAAATTGTTGGCTGTGGACTCTCTGTTCTCTTCACGTGCTCAGTCTTCCgagtttttcaacttcaaaaattACATGTATCTCACTGCGAATCTTTGGAACACATCGTTGAGGAGGTTGGGGGTGATGTGACTTGTGACAGGATTGTAACACTCTCCCAGCTCGCAACAATCACTCTGGAAAAATTGCCAAAGCTCAGAAGTTTTTTCCATAATGCAAATTATGAGTTCCATATGCCAGTTATGAAGAAAGTGAAACTTCTTGAATGTGGATTATCTAATGCTCTTTTCACGCGCTCTGTCTTCAGAAATCTCAAACAAATGGAAGAATTAAGTGTATGTGATTGTGAATTGCTGGAAGGCATCTTTGAGGATGCGAAGGCAGGTGACACTCTAGATACGAGTGACAAGATTATCACACTCAATCGAGTCTCTACAGTTCATCTTGAAGGTTTACCAAAGTTCAAAAATATGTTCTATGGTGCAACATACGAGTGCTATATGCCGGCTCTAAAAGATGTGAGAATTGTTGGCTGTGGACTCTCtgttctcttcacattctcagTCTTCCGAGGTTTTCAACAACTTGAAAACTTACATGTATCTAACTGCGAATCATTGGAACACATCGTTGAGGAGGCCGGGGGTGATGAAATTTCTGAGATGAACAGTAAGACTATCAAATCATCTAAACTCTCATCAGTTACTCTTGAATCTTTGCCAAACCTCAAAAGTTTCAGTGGCGCTGTGAGCTATGTCTTCGATATGTCCAAATTGCAGAATTTTAGGCTTATTAATTGTCCCCGGATAGATAATTCCAGTTCCTCGAAAATAAACACATCGTTAGTGTGTGTAACTAGTGACTGGTGTAGTGAGGAAGAATTCCAGGACTTGGACGACTTCATAAGACAGAATCAGATAAGAGGAAGCTACTCCCGTGCGAGGGTTGGAGAATCGAGTTATAGTAAATGTGAAACCAACATTTCAGTCTAG